From Marmota flaviventris isolate mMarFla1 chromosome X, mMarFla1.hap1, whole genome shotgun sequence, the proteins below share one genomic window:
- the LOC139703350 gene encoding CCR4-NOT transcription complex subunit 7, which yields MPAATVDHSQRICEVWACNLDEEMKKIRQVIRKYNYVAMDTEFPGVVARPIGEFRSNADYQYQLLRCNVDLLKIIQLGLTFMNEQGEYPPGTSTWQFNFKFNLTEDMYAQDSIELLTTSGIQFKKHEEEGIETQYFAELLMTSGVVLCEGVKWLSFHSGYDFGYLIKILTNSNLPEEELDFFEILRLFFPVIYDVKYLMKSCKNLKGGLQEVAEQLELERIGPQHQAGSDSLLTGMAFFKMREMFFEDHIDDAKYCGHLYGLGSGSSYVQNGTGNAYEEEANKQS from the coding sequence ATGCCAGCAGCaactgtagatcatagccaaaGAATTTGTGAAGTTTGGGCTTGTAACCtggatgaagaaatgaagaaaattcgTCAAGTTATCCGAAAGTATAATTACGTTGCTATGGACACCGAGTTTCCAGGTGTGGTTGCGAGACCCATTGGAGAATTCAGGAGTAATGCTGACTATCAGTACCAGCTATTGCGATGTAATGTAGACTTGTTAAAGATAATTCAGCTAGGACTGACATTTATGAATGAACAAGGAGAATACCCTCCAGGAACTTCAACTTGgcagtttaattttaaatttaatttgacgGAGGACATGTATGCCCAGGATTCTATAGAGCTACTAACAACATCTGGtatccagtttaaaaaacacGAGGAGGAAGGAATTGAGACCCAGTACTTTGCAGAACTTCTTATGACTTCAGGAGTAGTCCTTTGTGAAGGAGTTAAATGGTTATCATTTCACAGTGGTTATGACTTTGGCTATTTAATCAAAATTCTGACCAATTCTAATTTGCCCGAAGAGGAACTTGACTTCTTTGAGATCCTTCGATTGTTTTTTCCTGTCATATATGATGTGAAGTACCTCATGAAGAGCTGCAAAAATCTTAAAGGTGGATTACAGGAAGTTGCTGAACAGTTAGAGTTGGAACGAATAGGACCACAACATCAGGCAGGATCTGATTCATTGCTTACAGGAATGGCCTTTTTCAAAATGAGAGAAATGTTCTTTGAAGATCATATTGATGATGCCAAATATTGTGGTCATTTGTATGGCCTTGGTTCTGGTTCATCCTATGTACAGAATGGCACAGGGAATGCATATGAAGAGGAAGCCAACAAGCAGTCATGA